The sequence TAGTTCACCTCCCCTTCACGCCATTTCAGAAGTGTCCTGTTCATGGCAGATCTGAATAAGTAGTCAATAAACAGACCAACGAATCCTAAAATCAACATATACACCATGACATTGTCCATCTGGTGAAGATTGTAATACCACCAAATCTTCTGACCCAGACCAAACCGGGATACTCCGAACATTTCAGCAGCAACAAGACACATCCAGGCAACACCACTGGCAACCCGGAATCCAGACGCCAGATGAGGCAGTGCTGCAGGCAGGGCTATGTGCCGGATAAGAGAGGCATTACTTGTGCATCCAAGCATTTTTCCAGCTTCCACAAAAATCCGTGGAATGTTTCGGAAACCTTCGTACGTGTTGACAAGTACAGGAAACACGGCACCGATAAAGATGACAAATCCTGCAGCAAGGTCTGTAAGTCCAAACCAGACTATTGCAAAAGGTATCCATGCCAGAGGGGGAATAGGGCGAATGATCTCAATAATCGGATCTAATATCCTGTTTGCTATCGGGAACCAACCGATAAGGATTCCTGCCGGAACACCAATAAGCACAGACAAACCAAGTCCGATAAAGAAATGAACCATGCTCACGGCAAAATCCATGGGCAGAGTCCCGGCAAAAAGAAGATTATAAAACGCAAAAACCACATCGGTAAAGGATGGAAGAATAAAGTGGTTTTGAACTACTTCTACTGCAAGCAATTGCCAGAATATCAGAAGTGCCGATATTGAAAGGACAATGTAGCCGGGGGATCGTAATCCCGGAAGATTTCCTGTCATTAGTTTATTCTCACTATAGGTGCCAGCACGCTGACACATCTCTCCTGAGTACTGGTCACTGAGAAAAGGAAAAAGTATGGGCTTAGCTTTATTGCTTGACCCAGAAACTCGTGTCAATCAGGTCGTCTTTGGTTACCTGAGTCTTGATGTACCCAAGAGCTGCCTGATCATTCGCATAACTGGAAACTGATTCAACAATGATATTTGGATCAGATACCCACTCACCATCCCATTCCTCAAGTGATTTCAGAATTACTGAACGGTTCATAGAGGTCATCTCTTCCATGTGCTGTGAAGCCTCATCCCAGTTTTCTTTGTTAAACTCGGTAGCCTGTTCATGAATTCTCATGACTTCAGCAACTATCTCGGGATGTTCCCGAATCATCTTTCCGCTTGCGACAAGGACACAACAGACATGGTTTGGTAACATTTCACCAGAATGGATGATAATTTTTCCAGCTCCGGCTTCCTCAATGGTGGTTGGGGAAGGTGCAGGAAGGAATACAGCGTCGACTTTTCCAGCCATGATAGCTGTGGTTGCATCTCCAGGTCCCATAGCGACAATTTTGACATCTTTCTCAGGATCCATACCCTGTTCTTTCAGCCAGGTTCGCAGTATTGTGTCCTGAATAGTCCCTGCAGGGAATGTAGCAATTGTCAGATCTTTCAAATCAGCTGGACTGGTATAGTTAAGTCCGGTTTTTAACACTACTGATGAACCCTGCGTCTGAGCAGCGGCGACGATTTTTCCATCAAGGCCTGTTGCAACAGCAGTCACAAAAGGTGCTGCACCAACATATGCAAAGTCAAGATCTCCAGCCAGCATTGCCTGCATCTCAGGAGCACCAGTCGGGAAACTGTATGCTTTCACTTCTTTGATGCCCATGGGCGCAAGTGTTTCATTATACATACCCTTGCTATAGGCGGTCATAAATGCCATCTGATGCGTGCTTGGCTGATATCCAATATTTAAGACAGTCTTATCTCCGGCTGTCCCATTTTGTTCAGTGGTCTTGGCTGATTCCTGTGTCCCAGTACATCCGCACAGAAGCACCAGACCAATCATGAGAAATAATGAGGCTATGAACCATACCTTCTTTACCATAATTCACCTTTCTCATATACTAGGGGTATTCATATTCATAAAGTACCCCATATACGAACGAATTAAAGCAAAATAGCCAAATTATTTTAAAATTAGTTGTCTTATTGTATCACCTTTTTTGATTTCAAGAATAAGATCATACCGAATGATTCTCTGAGTTTATACAGTGGGAATTAATGATACTCCGGTGAAAGATGTACCCGATTATGACCAGGGATGTCGTCAGAAAGGCACGGCTCTCCGGGGAGAGAACAGAAGATATTGAATCACTCCTCTCCTCGATGGAGGCGGACAGGAATATTGCTTCTTCAGATGTTCTGGTCGATATGGCACATTTGGTGATGCTGACCAGGCAGAGAATCGTAAATGAAACGCATTCAAAAACCCTCATGCGGGAACTCTTGGAGATGTACGAATCAGGCGTCCCAATTGATGCATATGATCCGTCATGTGAAGACATTCACGCAGGTATCGAAACGGTGCTCACCAAAAAAACCGGAGGGGATGCTGGTGGCCGGCTCCATATCGGCAGATCACGAAATGATGAAGTCGCTACTTGTCTTCGAATAAGAACGAGAGATACCATCCTTGATCAACTTGAAGCGGTGAACAGACTTCGGACTGCGTTACTGGAAGTGGCTGACGATCATGTAAGAACGGTGATGCCGGGATTTACCCACCTGCAACATGCTCAGCCGGTAACACTCGCCCACCATCTTCTTGCGTATGAGCAGATGTTTGCACGGGATTTTGATCGGCTCTTCGATGCTCTAAGGCGGGTAAATTATTCTCCTCTCGGAGCTGCAGCTCTTGCGTCCACAGGCTATCCTCTAGACCGTGAATATACAGCAAAGCTGCTTGGATGCAATGGGTATCTCGAAAACTCAATGGATGCTGTTGCTTCACGTGATTTTGCAGAAGAGATTCTTGCCTGTGATACGATCCTCCTCGTAAATATCTCACGTTTTTGTGAAGAACTCATACTCTGGAGTTCCTCATTTGTACAATTTGTCATCCTGGATGATCGGTACTGCTCAACCAGTTCAATTATGCCACAGAAAAAAAATCCGGATGTTGCAGAAATCCTTCGTTCACGGGCTGGAACGATTCTTGGCACATTTGTTTCGGCGGCAACAATCATGAAAGGTCTTCCGATGGCTTATAACCGGGATATGCAGGATCTCAATCCTCATCTCTGGCGCGGAATTTCAGATATAAGAAGAGATGTGGATCTTCTTGCCGGCATGATTGCATCTGCCCGATTTAACACATCCCGTATGGCTGAAGAAGCAGGAAAGGGTGGAACAACTACAACAGAACTTGCGGACACCCTGGTTCGGGAATATAATATTCCATTCAGGACGGCCCATCATATCGTTGGGAGAGCAGTCAGGGACGGATCATTAGACCTTGTAACCCTTGATAAAGCAGCGGAAGAGTTCCATGGCAAAACCCTCTCTTCTCTTGGCATTACCGAGGAAAAGATTGAATCAGCACTATCTGTTACAACATCCCTTTCAGTCAGATCCCTTCCCGGTGGTCCGGCTCCAGATGCGGTAAAAAAATCCCTGGCAGGACGAAAAAAGGAACTTCAAAAGGATATTGAAATGATTACGGATAAGAAAAGCCGGATTAACGAATCTATTGATGAACTTCTCACACATGCACGGAGAATTGCACAATTATGAGTGAATTATTGGAGACTGGTGACAATGTCAGATGTACCTTGCAGGGCTCTTCCTGTGAGGGAACATATATTGCATCACGGAATGGTATGGCAACGGTAAAACTGACATCAGGATATAATATTGGTATTCCGATTGAGGCCCTGACAAAAAATGGTTCATCAGAGATGACAGAACCAAAAGTTCTCGAAGTTACCCAGGATAAAACTCTTCCTTGCATTTCAATCGTTTCTACCGGTGGAACTATCGCAAGTAAAATTGATTACCGTACCGGGGCTGTTACGAGTCAGTTCCGTGCAACAGATATTCTGAATGCAATTCCAGGTCTCGCATCTCTTGCACAATTCAGGGCAGTCCAGCTCTGTAATATTCTTTCTGAAAATATGACTCCTGCCATCTGGCAACAACTGGCACGAGCAATCCACGATGAAATAAAAGCCGGAGCACAAGGCATCCTGGTAACACACGGAACGGATACAATGGCATATAGTGCAGCAGCGGTTAGTTTTATGCTCAAGACACCGGTTCCCGTTGTATTTGTCGGATCACAGCGGTCAGCAGACAGGCCAAGCAGTGATAATGTTATGAATGGCATGTGTGCTGCTAAAACAGCCTTGTCAGACCTTGGAGAGGTGGTTGTGGTCATGCATGGATCAACAAGTGATGATTCCTGTGCAATTCACCGGGGAACCAGAGTCAGAAAGATGCATACCTCAAAACGTGATGCATTTCAGACAATTGGGCAGGAAAAACTTGGAAACATCGTATATCCCTCACTTGAGGTAACGCTCTCCCCTCATGCCATCAGGAGAGGGGCATCAGAACTAATACTGAAAGATAATCTGGAAGAAAAGTGTGGCGTTGTCTGGTATTATCCAGGCATGGATCCGAAGATCCTCTCGGCGTGGGATGGATATAAAGGAATTGTACTTGCAGGGACCGGGCTTGGGCATGTCGGAACTGAAATTATCAGTAAAATTCAGGACATGATTGCATCAGGAACAATGGTGATAATGACCTCACAATGCCTTCATGGAAGAGTATGTGACCGGGTGTATGACACTGGCAGGGATTTACTTTCCGTTGGAGTAATCGAGGGTGAAGATCTCCTCCCGGAAGTAGCCCTGGTCAAACTCATGTGGGTTCTGGGCAACAGTAAAAGCCAGGAAGAAGCACGGAACCTGATGACACACAATATTGCCGGAGAGATCTCGTGGAGGTCTGCAGAATGAGTGAAGACTATGCAGCACTCGGGCTGGTTGCAGGAATCGAGATTCACCAACAGTTGAACACAAAAGAAAAACTGTTCTGTAGATGTCCAACCATAATCAGGGAAGCTGAAGAAGCGAATGGTGAGTTTTTCAGGTACCTCAGGGCAACAAAAAGTGAAATGGGTGAGCTGGACCGGGCTGCAGAAGAAGAGATGATGCAGGTACGACAGTTTCGATATCTGACCTATGATACGACCTGTCTTGTAGAAAACGATGAAGAACCCCCAGCACCGATGAACCAGGAAGCTCTTGATATCGTCCTTACTATTGCCAAAGTCTGTGGTATGACCCCGGTTCCTGAAATCCATACCATGAGAAAACTCGTCATTGACGGGTCAAATACGAGTGGATTTCAGCGGACAGCCCTGGTTGCGATGAATGGTATACTTCCCGGAGGAGCAGAAATTGAAACTGTCTGTCTTGAAGAAGAGGCTGCTCAGCGGATTGAAGACACCTTCTTTTCTCTGGATCGTCTTGGAATTCCATTGATTGAAATTACCACCAGTCCCTGTCTGCATACCCCGGAAGCAGTTCAGGAAACCGCCGCTCAGATAGGGATGATTCTCAGGTCCACCGGGAGAGTAAAACGAGGACTTGGAACAATCAGACAGGATATTAACATCTCCATCCGGGAAGGAGCCAGGGTTGAGATCAAAGGTGTGCAAGAACTTGATCTGATCAGTGAAGTCGTCAGAAGAGAAGCACAGCGGCAGGTAGCCCTTCTTGAAATCAGAGAAGAACTCAAAAAACGTGGTGCATCGATAGAAAAGACGCCGGTTGATGTGACATCCCTTTTTTCTGAAAGCAAAAGCAGGGTCTTAAAAAATGCATCAATGATCCTTGCAATCAAACTGAACAAATGTGCAGGACTTGTAGGCAGGGAGATTCAACCAGGACGAAGACTTGGTAGTGAAATGTCAGATTATGCCAAAAAATGTGGGGTAGGAGGTCTTTTCCACACCGATGAACTACCAGCGTACGGGGTTACTGAGGAAGAAGTTGTCAGCCTGAAAGCGGCACTCTCTGCATCACCAGAAGATTGTGTCATCATAGTTGCAGACAAACCACAACGATGCCAATGTGCAATTAAGCAGATTATCAGACGAGCAGAGATGGCATTTGAGGGCATACCAAAAGAGACCAGAAAAATGCTTGAGGGAGGCTCTACAGCATATATGCGCCCACTTCCTGGAGCTGCCAGAATGTATCCTGAAACAGATGTATTCCAGGTCAGAGTCACTCCGGAGCGGTTTGCAGACCTTGAAATTCCCGAGATGATTGATGACACCATTGCACGGTACATGAAGGAGTTTGGTCTTACACGGGAAGTTGCCAGGCAGATGGCATATTCTGAACGGAGAAGTGCGTTTGAAGAGGTCATAGCATCAGGAATTAAACCAGCACTGGCAGAACGGGCTTTTAACTCAACTCTTCGGGAACTCAGCCGTGAAGGAATATTGATAACCCGGATTGCGGATGATGACATCAAAACAATCCTCTGTGCAATAAATTCTGGAGACATTGCTAAAGAAGCACTATCTCCTATTCTCTCTGCATTAGCAGAAGGGAAAAAGCCGGAAGAGGCATGTGAGATTGCTGCACCGAAAGTTACAGAAAATGAACTGACCCTCATTATAGAACGGATTGTGACCGAACGAAGTGACTTTATCCGGGAGCGCGGGAATGCAGCAACCGGGCCAATTATGGGTGTCGTGATGAAAGAAGTAAGAGGATCTGTTGATGGAAAAGTTGTGAACCAGATCCTCCGCGAGTCTATCTCTCGTGTACTCAAATCACCATGAAAGAGTGACTCATATTAGACAATCTTTAATTGATGATAACAGGCAATAGTACAGGCATTCGCGAGGTGCAATTATGGGCAAGACAGGAACCACGGAATGGATGCAGATAAAGGGAAGCAAGGGTCAGATACGCCTTGTACCGAAGAAAGAAGCAGGAACAAAGAAGCCGGGTCCAAACCAGCGGTTCAAAGCACAGACCACCATTAAAAGAATGGAGCGGGCTGCAGGCCGTGGTGGAAGAGGCCGCGGCAACGAGATGCGTGGCGGAAGCAGAGGTGGAAGAGGCGGCGGTGGAGGTCGTGGCGGAAGCAGGGGAGGACAGACTCAGTCTCTGCGAACCATGGCAGCCCGGAGAAGAATGGGACGCCCGAAAGTATCCATGCTTGGCCAGAAACAGCGCTCGAAATAACCAAATACCCTTAGTAAACTTTTTTCCGCCACAAAAACTCCAGGAAGGTGCAAAATGTTACTTCCTGGAATGAACCGAAAAGTAGGGGTTATTTCAAGACACGCATTTTGACAACAATCTATTTTCAAAAACTTTTCCACAAAGATCGGACATTAACTATAATGTGTAAAGTCAGCATGTACTATGGATAAAAAAGGTGCTGTTTCTGCATATCAGTATGGTGAACGAGCAAAATCAGAACTAATCATCGCATCACAACTGATTACTGTTCTTTCAGGTCTGAAAGATGCTGAACGCACCGGCGGGAGAAAGATTGTACTGCAGTGTCTTGAATCAGTGCGTATTGAACTCCAGTTTGCATTACGTGCAACAAACGATCACGAATTCCAAAAATCAATAGACAACCTGAACCAGGCTATCAGCCTTGTTGAAAGCAATGATTTTGACCAATCGGTGAAAACCATCGGTGCTGCAATTAGTAATGCGACAACGGTTGCGATGATGGCATGGCAGGAACTTGAAAAACATGAATTTGTCTGAACTTAGTCGATTTTTAGCTGGGAGAACCTCGGTCAGGCATTATTTGTCAGACCAGGTACCTGATAACATCATAGAAGAAATCCTTGCATCTACAAGATCTGCTCCGTCAGCAGGGAACCTTGAGTCCTGGGATGTTGTCGTGGTAACGGATGAAGGGACCAGAGAACTTCTGGCAGATGCAGCATTTAACCAGGAACATGTATCAGCAGCTCCTGTTGTGTTTGTTGTCTGCGCAAATTACGTACGTTCCATGTCCAGGTACGGTGAACGAGGTATTCTCTATGCTATGCAGGATGCAACTATTGCAGGAACATATCTGATGATGGCTATTCATGCATCAGGGCTTGGTTCTTGCTGGACTGGAGCTTTTGATGATGAAATGGTACGTGAAACATTGGATTTACCAGGGCATATCAGACCAGTCACGCTTCTTACCGCTGGATATACCAAAGAAGTCAACCCATCACCGCATCGAATGGAAACTGCTGAACATGTTCATTTCGGGTACTGGTAGCCCAAATATTTAGAAAAAAGGAGAAATAATGCCTGATTATCTGGTTGTTTTAGAATCTGCATGGACTATCCGTGATGCAAACTCAGTGGATGATGCTATCAGCATTGCCATTAGCGAAGCAGGAAAACGATTAAATCCAAAAGCGAAGTTTGTCGAAGTCGAAGCGGGATACCTCTCCTGTCCTTATTGCGAGGAGGAACTTCCGTGTACTCTTGTGGTTGCCAAGACCGCCCTCGTCGGGATTAAAATGGAGATGAAAGTGTATAAGGCAGATTCCGAGGAACACGCAAGAAGAATCGCACTCTCGACTATCGGAAAAGCACTCCGTGACATCCCTCTGGAGATCATCGAGGTTGAAGAACTGTGATTTCAGTAGTCGGCCATACTGCTGTTGATCATATCTGTAGTGTATCCCATCTTCCAGGCCCGAATGCATCTGCATCCATACTGAACAGAACTATTGCATTCGGTGGTGGTGCAGCAAATATTGCAGTCGGAATTGCACTCCTTGGAGGGAAGACATCCCTCATAAGTGCAGTAGGTGGTGATTTTCCTGGAAGTGACTATGATATCCGGATGAAAGAACTGGGAATAAAACAACAATTTTTTATCGTTCCTGATAAGCACACCGCTACAGCATTTATGTTCACAAATCCGGAAGGAGACCAGATGACATATTTTGAATGGGGAGCATCATGTCTTTTTGAAACAGAGCCAGCTCCATCACTTCCCTTTGTGCATATGGCAACCGCTGATCCGGGATTTAATATGCAAGTGGCACAAAAAGCAGGATTTGCATCTTTTGATCCTGGTCAGGATCTCCATAGGTATACAACAGACACTCTTTCTATTATCATAGACTCAATCGATCTTCTTATTGCAAATCATCATGAATACGCGGGGATGTGCAAGATCCTTGACATGAACAGGGACGACTTAATCTCCCAGGTCCCAATGGCAATAGAAACACGGGGAGGGGAAGGAGCTATCCTGTATGAAAAAGGCGAAGAAAAGGTTATTCCTTCTGTATCAGTCCCGTGTGTTGATCCAACCGGGGCAGGAGATGCGTTCAGGGCAGGTTTTCTAACCTCATATGCTGCGGGATATTCATCTGAAGATTCATGTAAAATCGGAGCGGTTACTGCATCTTTTGTTGTGGAAACCTGTGGATGCCAGATTGGGCTGCCAGACTGGAATACGATGGCAGGACGGTTTGAAGAAAAGTTTGGCCCCATTCCGACACATGGTCCGAATAGGGCATAATCTCGGGTAAATTTGTATGGATTCAGTACCCGGAAGTGCAGTGCGGATGGAGAAGATGTCAAAGTATATCTTCACCGCACCTCGGTGGCCTGCATCATTAATTATTCTGATAATTCTGGGACTTCTGATAGAATTTCTCTCCCGAAGACTGGATCCTTCATATGAATGGTTCGGCCTTTTGGCTTTTATTTTACCAGGTTTTTTAGCATTTCTTCTGACAAGACCACTCATTATTATTCAAAACCGGCAGATGACCTGGAACCGGAGTGCTCTTCTAGCTGTTTCATGCACTCTGTTCTCATGTCTGATTACCCTTATCGGACTGATTTTCCTGCAGGATTTGCTTGATTTATGCTATGCCCTCTCCTTAGGATTTATCTTTGGAGTCAGGCTTTTAGTCCTTGTTTCGATAGCCGATTACCGGACGACACGTATGGTGTTTCCGGCAGTAATTCAAAGTCTGGCCGGATGGCTGCTTGTCTCTTTCATCCTCCCGGATCCTTTTTTGGTACTTGCTCCGGTCCTGATGATCTTTTTTGGAACCGGATTTACCATACTGATCTGGCTTATTGACCGGCCACTGTACCGGGCATTTCGCATTAGAGGCCTTAAATTTCTGAATGCTTTCATTGCCCATCTTACTGATGGTGACAAAGGCATGGAGGATTTTTTCAGGGGAATTGGTCAGGAAGCATGGGTTCCTCAGGTGAGCATTTTCTTTCAAAGAGAAGGAAAAAAAGATCTCATATTTACCATACCAAATGTGCATCCCGGTCCTATGGGGGAGATAGGGGGAGGTAATCTTCCATCAATACTCCGAGGCAGATTTGATGAAGAAATGATGGTTGCTCACGGATGTGCCACTCATGATTATAATCTTGTTTCTGAATCTGAAATCGACAAGATCGTGGATGCAGTAAACGAGACAAGGGAACAACTCAAGTGGCACACGACAGCAGGAGTATCTGGTAGAATTCAGGCAGGAACTGTCTCATTATTATATCAGCGAATCGGTGACACACTTCTTATGGTAAGTACCCGATCCCCAGATAAAACCGAAGACATTGATTTTGGAATCGGACATGCAATAATTTGTGAAGGACATAAAATCACCCCCCATATCGGTTTTATTGATGCACATAACTGTCTTGGTGAAGAGATTGATGTTATCCTTCCAGGAACCAGAACTGCACATGAATACTTCACTGCTGCTTCACAGGCCATGGACACCTGGGAAAAGGTTCCACTCTTTCCCCTCAAAATCGGGTATGTACATCTTCCACTTCCCTATACGAGAGAGGAAGGAATTGGAGACATCGGACTTCAGGTACTGATCACAGACACGGGGAAGACGACTGCATATATTCTCATTGACGGGAACAACATGGCTCAGGGAGTACGAGAGCGAATCAGAGATGAGGTTCTTACTCTTGTAGACGAAGCTGAAATTATGACCACTGACACTCATGTTGTCAATACCATCAGCGGGAAAAATCCAGTCGGATTTCGAATATCTCCGGATGATATTGTCAGTCATGTTCTCGATGGTGTAGAAAGTGCCCTTGACGATA comes from Methanospirillum hungatei and encodes:
- a CDS encoding ABC transporter permease; this encodes MTGNLPGLRSPGYIVLSISALLIFWQLLAVEVVQNHFILPSFTDVVFAFYNLLFAGTLPMDFAVSMVHFFIGLGLSVLIGVPAGILIGWFPIANRILDPIIEIIRPIPPLAWIPFAIVWFGLTDLAAGFVIFIGAVFPVLVNTYEGFRNIPRIFVEAGKMLGCTSNASLIRHIALPAALPHLASGFRVASGVAWMCLVAAEMFGVSRFGLGQKIWWYYNLHQMDNVMVYMLILGFVGLFIDYLFRSAMNRTLLKWREGEVN
- a CDS encoding ABC transporter substrate-binding protein gives rise to the protein MVKKVWFIASLFLMIGLVLLCGCTGTQESAKTTEQNGTAGDKTVLNIGYQPSTHQMAFMTAYSKGMYNETLAPMGIKEVKAYSFPTGAPEMQAMLAGDLDFAYVGAAPFVTAVATGLDGKIVAAAQTQGSSVVLKTGLNYTSPADLKDLTIATFPAGTIQDTILRTWLKEQGMDPEKDVKIVAMGPGDATTAIMAGKVDAVFLPAPSPTTIEEAGAGKIIIHSGEMLPNHVCCVLVASGKMIREHPEIVAEVMRIHEQATEFNKENWDEASQHMEEMTSMNRSVILKSLEEWDGEWVSDPNIIVESVSSYANDQAALGYIKTQVTKDDLIDTSFWVKQ
- the argH gene encoding argininosuccinate lyase — its product is MTRDVVRKARLSGERTEDIESLLSSMEADRNIASSDVLVDMAHLVMLTRQRIVNETHSKTLMRELLEMYESGVPIDAYDPSCEDIHAGIETVLTKKTGGDAGGRLHIGRSRNDEVATCLRIRTRDTILDQLEAVNRLRTALLEVADDHVRTVMPGFTHLQHAQPVTLAHHLLAYEQMFARDFDRLFDALRRVNYSPLGAAALASTGYPLDREYTAKLLGCNGYLENSMDAVASRDFAEEILACDTILLVNISRFCEELILWSSSFVQFVILDDRYCSTSSIMPQKKNPDVAEILRSRAGTILGTFVSAATIMKGLPMAYNRDMQDLNPHLWRGISDIRRDVDLLAGMIASARFNTSRMAEEAGKGGTTTTELADTLVREYNIPFRTAHHIVGRAVRDGSLDLVTLDKAAEEFHGKTLSSLGITEEKIESALSVTTSLSVRSLPGGPAPDAVKKSLAGRKKELQKDIEMITDKKSRINESIDELLTHARRIAQL
- the gatD gene encoding Glu-tRNA(Gln) amidotransferase subunit GatD yields the protein MSELLETGDNVRCTLQGSSCEGTYIASRNGMATVKLTSGYNIGIPIEALTKNGSSEMTEPKVLEVTQDKTLPCISIVSTGGTIASKIDYRTGAVTSQFRATDILNAIPGLASLAQFRAVQLCNILSENMTPAIWQQLARAIHDEIKAGAQGILVTHGTDTMAYSAAAVSFMLKTPVPVVFVGSQRSADRPSSDNVMNGMCAAKTALSDLGEVVVVMHGSTSDDSCAIHRGTRVRKMHTSKRDAFQTIGQEKLGNIVYPSLEVTLSPHAIRRGASELILKDNLEEKCGVVWYYPGMDPKILSAWDGYKGIVLAGTGLGHVGTEIISKIQDMIASGTMVIMTSQCLHGRVCDRVYDTGRDLLSVGVIEGEDLLPEVALVKLMWVLGNSKSQEEARNLMTHNIAGEISWRSAE
- the gatE gene encoding Glu-tRNA(Gln) amidotransferase subunit GatE, whose amino-acid sequence is MSEDYAALGLVAGIEIHQQLNTKEKLFCRCPTIIREAEEANGEFFRYLRATKSEMGELDRAAEEEMMQVRQFRYLTYDTTCLVENDEEPPAPMNQEALDIVLTIAKVCGMTPVPEIHTMRKLVIDGSNTSGFQRTALVAMNGILPGGAEIETVCLEEEAAQRIEDTFFSLDRLGIPLIEITTSPCLHTPEAVQETAAQIGMILRSTGRVKRGLGTIRQDINISIREGARVEIKGVQELDLISEVVRREAQRQVALLEIREELKKRGASIEKTPVDVTSLFSESKSRVLKNASMILAIKLNKCAGLVGREIQPGRRLGSEMSDYAKKCGVGGLFHTDELPAYGVTEEEVVSLKAALSASPEDCVIIVADKPQRCQCAIKQIIRRAEMAFEGIPKETRKMLEGGSTAYMRPLPGAARMYPETDVFQVRVTPERFADLEIPEMIDDTIARYMKEFGLTREVARQMAYSERRSAFEEVIASGIKPALAERAFNSTLRELSREGILITRIADDDIKTILCAINSGDIAKEALSPILSALAEGKKPEEACEIAAPKVTENELTLIIERIVTERSDFIRERGNAATGPIMGVVMKEVRGSVDGKVVNQILRESISRVLKSP
- a CDS encoding DUF5350 domain-containing protein, yielding MGKTGTTEWMQIKGSKGQIRLVPKKEAGTKKPGPNQRFKAQTTIKRMERAAGRGGRGRGNEMRGGSRGGRGGGGGRGGSRGGQTQSLRTMAARRRMGRPKVSMLGQKQRSK
- a CDS encoding nitroreductase family protein, encoding MNLSELSRFLAGRTSVRHYLSDQVPDNIIEEILASTRSAPSAGNLESWDVVVVTDEGTRELLADAAFNQEHVSAAPVVFVVCANYVRSMSRYGERGILYAMQDATIAGTYLMMAIHASGLGSCWTGAFDDEMVRETLDLPGHIRPVTLLTAGYTKEVNPSPHRMETAEHVHFGYW
- a CDS encoding DUF555 domain-containing protein; the encoded protein is MPDYLVVLESAWTIRDANSVDDAISIAISEAGKRLNPKAKFVEVEAGYLSCPYCEEELPCTLVVAKTALVGIKMEMKVYKADSEEHARRIALSTIGKALRDIPLEIIEVEEL
- a CDS encoding carbohydrate kinase family protein, producing MISVVGHTAVDHICSVSHLPGPNASASILNRTIAFGGGAANIAVGIALLGGKTSLISAVGGDFPGSDYDIRMKELGIKQQFFIVPDKHTATAFMFTNPEGDQMTYFEWGASCLFETEPAPSLPFVHMATADPGFNMQVAQKAGFASFDPGQDLHRYTTDTLSIIIDSIDLLIANHHEYAGMCKILDMNRDDLISQVPMAIETRGGEGAILYEKGEEKVIPSVSVPCVDPTGAGDAFRAGFLTSYAAGYSSEDSCKIGAVTASFVVETCGCQIGLPDWNTMAGRFEEKFGPIPTHGPNRA
- a CDS encoding DUF2070 family protein: MDSVPGSAVRMEKMSKYIFTAPRWPASLIILIILGLLIEFLSRRLDPSYEWFGLLAFILPGFLAFLLTRPLIIIQNRQMTWNRSALLAVSCTLFSCLITLIGLIFLQDLLDLCYALSLGFIFGVRLLVLVSIADYRTTRMVFPAVIQSLAGWLLVSFILPDPFLVLAPVLMIFFGTGFTILIWLIDRPLYRAFRIRGLKFLNAFIAHLTDGDKGMEDFFRGIGQEAWVPQVSIFFQREGKKDLIFTIPNVHPGPMGEIGGGNLPSILRGRFDEEMMVAHGCATHDYNLVSESEIDKIVDAVNETREQLKWHTTAGVSGRIQAGTVSLLYQRIGDTLLMVSTRSPDKTEDIDFGIGHAIICEGHKITPHIGFIDAHNCLGEEIDVILPGTRTAHEYFTAASQAMDTWEKVPLFPLKIGYVHLPLPYTREEGIGDIGLQVLITDTGKTTAYILIDGNNMAQGVRERIRDEVLTLVDEAEIMTTDTHVVNTISGKNPVGFRISPDDIVSHVLDGVESALDDRSDARAAGSSATCNGVIIFGSDSIAQLASIVNTILVYVVPISAGMLLLAVVLSVIAYMVIT